The Desulfovibrio sp. genome segment GGGCAAGCGGGCAGGATAGCCGCCCCGGCCTGCTTGGCCGCAAGGAGATTCTTAAGGTGTATCTCGCTTAACGGTGTTTCGCGGGGCACGAGCACCAGCTTGCGTCCTTCCTTTAGGGCAACGTCCGCAGCGCGGTGAATGAGGTTGGAACCCAGCCCGTTGGCGATGGCCGCCAGAGAGGCCATGGAACAGGGGCAGACTATCATGCCCGCATGGCGCCAGGAACCGCTGGCTGGGCCGGCGGCCAGGTCGTCCTGAGGGTAGGCCGTGTGGGCCATTGCCGAAAGTTCATCCGCGCTGACGTCCGACTCCAGTTCCAGCACCTTTCTCGCCGCATCGGAGAGAACAAGGTGCAATTCCAGATCGGCGTTCCGGGAAATCTCCTTGGCCAGGGCCACGGCATAGGGCATGCCCGAGGCGCCGGTCACAGCCAGGATGATGCGCTTTTTGCTCATGAGCCATCTATATCCTGGCCGGCCCGGAAGTCCAAGGGGCTTTTGCCATCCTTGCCTGACTGGCGTTTTTTCAGTACCAATTAGTTGCTGAGTTGGGGTGGTAAAGCCTCGACAACGCCCAAACACGACTTATCTCAGTGGCCGACCTGGCCTCTTCATACGGAGTCGAGAAATGACCGGACCTTTGCATCAGGATGAATCCGAATCCGGCACGGGGCTTCAAGACGAAGTCCGCGAGCCCAGAAAATACAAGGTGCTCCTGCACAACGACGACTACACCACCATGGAGTTCGTGGTGCAGGTGCTTATGACGGTCTTTCACAAGACGGAAACCGAGGCCACCCAGATCATGCTCGCCGTGCACAAGAACGGACTGGGAGTGTGCGGAGTGTTCACCGCCGAGGTGGCTGAAACAAAAGTTGTCGCGGTGCGCCAGCTGGCCCGCCAGGGCGGGTATCCCCTCAAGTGCACCATGGAAGAGGAATAAATGCTCGGAAAGAGACTTGAATTGGTCCTCACCAGCGCGGTGAAGGAAGTCAAACGCCGCAACCACGAATACCTCACGCTGGAGCATCTGCTGCATGCCATCGTGCAGGAGGAGAGCGGCAAATCCATACTTATCAACTGCGGAGCCAACGTGGTGCGTCTGCGCCACCAACTCGAACGCTTTTTCGTCGAGCACATGGAAGTTCTCCCCCAGGAGCAGGCCACCGAGGTGGTGCAGACTCTGGGAGTGCAGCGCGTGTTGCAGCGGGCCATCATGCAGATGCAGTCCGCTGGCAAGGACAAGGTCGAGGTTGGCGACGTGCTCGCCGCCATCTTCGAGGAGGACGAC includes the following:
- the clpS gene encoding ATP-dependent Clp protease adapter ClpS yields the protein MTGPLHQDESESGTGLQDEVREPRKYKVLLHNDDYTTMEFVVQVLMTVFHKTETEATQIMLAVHKNGLGVCGVFTAEVAETKVVAVRQLARQGGYPLKCTMEEE
- a CDS encoding UbiX family flavin prenyltransferase; translated protein: MSKKRIILAVTGASGMPYAVALAKEISRNADLELHLVLSDAARKVLELESDVSADELSAMAHTAYPQDDLAAGPASGSWRHAGMIVCPCSMASLAAIANGLGSNLIHRAADVALKEGRKLVLVPRETPLSEIHLKNLLAAKQAGAAILPACPGFYSRPKTIDDLAGFIAARALDLLDIPHAISNRWKDG